A genome region from Armatimonadia bacterium includes the following:
- a CDS encoding amidohydrolase family protein: MVIDAHLHLKHGDAARTEYPVETILEVMDAVGIDRSVVFAMSTTARHAVEMAATAVAQCPERLIPYAYALPSYEEPVLEVLREAVTQLGFKGIKVHAGECRLTDYIVDPVFRLAGELEVPCLVDFGGDLASARRLAGAFPDTQLVIAHFGKYLCVDPGLLRSCIGLAEEFANVWLDASGVVLPWVIAEAARRIGADRILFGTDGPHPMPDFATFAGEPLRQMRSLGLTSADEAMILGGTAARLLKLTG, from the coding sequence ATGGTCATCGACGCCCACCTTCACCTCAAGCACGGAGACGCCGCCCGGACGGAGTACCCGGTTGAGACCATCCTTGAGGTGATGGACGCCGTCGGCATCGACCGGTCGGTGGTGTTCGCCATGTCCACGACCGCCCGGCACGCTGTCGAGATGGCGGCTACCGCGGTGGCTCAGTGCCCGGAGCGTCTCATCCCCTACGCCTATGCGCTTCCCTCCTACGAGGAGCCTGTGCTCGAGGTCCTGCGCGAGGCCGTCACCCAACTGGGCTTCAAGGGCATCAAGGTCCACGCAGGGGAGTGCCGTCTGACAGACTACATCGTGGACCCCGTGTTCCGATTGGCCGGCGAGCTGGAAGTGCCGTGCCTGGTGGACTTCGGCGGCGACCTTGCGAGTGCCCGCAGGCTTGCAGGGGCCTTTCCCGACACCCAGCTCGTGATCGCACACTTCGGCAAGTACCTGTGCGTTGACCCGGGGCTGCTACGGTCGTGCATAGGGTTGGCCGAGGAGTTCGCGAACGTCTGGCTCGATGCGTCGGGGGTCGTGCTCCCCTGGGTGATCGCCGAGGCGGCCAGGCGTATCGGTGCCGACCGCATTCTTTTCGGCACGGACGGCCCCCACCCGATGCCCGATTTCGCGACCTTCGCCGGCGAGCCGCTTCGGCAGATGAGGTCGCTGGGGCTTACGTCCGCCGACGAGGCGATGATCCTGGGCGGAACGGCTGCCCGACTGCTGAAGCTGACGGGATAG
- a CDS encoding glycoside hydrolase family 99-like domain-containing protein, whose translation MSFSPVGLLRMPSRRLRTLFLLATIVGFIAGGTCAAQEPAGDYPVPEPHPVASPLLVGSYYFPGHFNAMRWVPMAAFGYPYPLLGYYRDGEPEVSDWHIKWAVEHGIDFFAFDWYYDYKTGNVSAHNNALDLGFLRARYRSLMSFCIFWCNEERGDPDYTEEQMALLARTLRDRYLKQPNYLRIDGAAVLMVSCPDRLLKRFGAAGCKSLWEMMSREAGTPLYPIAKQHTDQATLSAAGFRACTAYNYASANMPAGQRQAPYDTMAEGYEARWQEAVGQGVLPYMVPVSPGWDSRPWYNDTAMVRTNPRPEKFRKMCEAAKTYVNPRLQAVIAECWNEFGEGSYIEPCTQYGFGYLDALRDAFCPDNPHHLDLTPQQLGRTSPVFADIPVLTERDIAAQEGNLLYNPGLEKTWGWVYFRGEDARREQGAAHSGDWACVVTPKDGGLKSFAPVPLQAGDEVELWAWVKTEPGATASIQGALFRGASWLGTYRRIGTASGPEWTRVAARFTWDEKQADRIDIEIAPRDGSVWVDDTGIRKIGGK comes from the coding sequence GTGAGCTTCTCCCCAGTCGGGCTGCTGCGGATGCCGTCGCGGCGCCTGCGCACCCTCTTTCTGCTTGCCACCATCGTGGGCTTCATCGCCGGCGGAACCTGCGCGGCGCAGGAACCCGCAGGCGACTACCCCGTCCCTGAGCCCCATCCTGTAGCAAGCCCCTTGCTGGTCGGATCCTACTACTTCCCCGGCCACTTCAACGCCATGCGCTGGGTGCCGATGGCGGCCTTCGGATACCCCTATCCTCTGTTGGGGTACTACCGCGACGGTGAGCCTGAGGTCTCCGACTGGCACATCAAATGGGCGGTCGAGCACGGGATCGACTTCTTCGCCTTTGACTGGTACTACGACTACAAGACCGGCAACGTATCCGCACACAACAACGCCCTCGACCTTGGCTTCCTCCGCGCACGCTACCGGAGCCTGATGAGCTTCTGCATCTTCTGGTGCAACGAGGAGCGGGGCGACCCGGACTACACCGAGGAGCAGATGGCGCTGCTTGCCCGTACCTTGCGGGACCGGTACCTCAAGCAGCCGAACTACCTGCGCATCGACGGCGCAGCGGTGCTGATGGTCTCGTGCCCCGACCGGCTCCTCAAGCGCTTCGGAGCCGCCGGGTGCAAGAGCCTGTGGGAGATGATGAGCCGCGAGGCAGGTACGCCACTGTACCCCATCGCCAAGCAGCATACGGACCAGGCAACCCTCAGTGCAGCAGGCTTCCGAGCCTGCACGGCGTATAACTACGCCAGCGCGAACATGCCCGCGGGGCAAAGACAAGCGCCCTACGACACCATGGCCGAGGGCTACGAGGCCAGATGGCAGGAGGCAGTGGGCCAGGGCGTTCTGCCCTACATGGTGCCCGTGTCGCCGGGATGGGACTCGCGTCCCTGGTACAACGATACGGCGATGGTGCGGACCAATCCCCGGCCGGAGAAGTTCCGGAAGATGTGCGAGGCCGCCAAGACCTACGTCAACCCCAGGCTGCAGGCAGTGATCGCGGAGTGCTGGAACGAGTTCGGCGAGGGCAGCTACATCGAGCCCTGCACCCAGTATGGCTTCGGCTACCTCGACGCGCTTCGCGATGCCTTCTGCCCCGACAACCCGCACCACCTGGACCTGACTCCGCAGCAGCTTGGGCGCACGAGTCCGGTGTTCGCCGACATTCCCGTGCTCACCGAGCGGGACATTGCCGCCCAGGAGGGCAACCTGCTCTACAACCCGGGCTTAGAGAAGACCTGGGGATGGGTCTACTTCCGCGGTGAGGACGCCAGACGGGAACAGGGAGCAGCACACTCAGGAGACTGGGCTTGTGTCGTCACCCCGAAGGATGGCGGCCTGAAGAGCTTCGCTCCGGTTCCACTGCAGGCTGGGGACGAAGTCGAACTGTGGGCCTGGGTGAAGACTGAGCCTGGTGCAACGGCCTCGATCCAGGGCGCCCTGTTCCGGGGAGCTTCCTGGCTGGGGACCTACCGCCGCATCGGCACGGCGAGCGGCCCGGAGTGGACGCGGGTAGCAGCGCGGTTCACCTGGGACGAGAAGCAGGCCGACCGAATCGACATCGAGATCGCCCCGCGCGACGGAAGCGTGTGGGTGGATGACACCGGCATCCGCAAGATCGGGGGCAAGTAG
- a CDS encoding endo-1,4-beta-xylanase yields MNWSFLLSALFTLLPLVAFAQDNLVANGDMEQLTPEGSAPAVWAAAGDAKSVTQKLSPDAGRQGGHSLRLDCTAIVQDNPASHAMICQMGQVGVERGKWYKVSLWAKQTGLDDVPISIALSNTQGWANLGLSSSLQIGPDWEQFDLTFQATADCRETTRFQIWFTSPGTLWLDDVSFRETAPERSGPTLIWPAEGRRNLLPNAGFEVGTDGWGSTGDFPTRGWALPMNALFGEVVTEGARQGSRCFRMALTAENLPVDYFDYFGMTRQPAKSLLLGSVGWMPTTPGASYCFSAWVRASRDDMPVRLQVNQFRASVLSRQVQVGRDWQRFQFVVKPTSQWCYVAAGPVLDQPDALPVTVWMDGLQFEAGEQPTDNTARDAVEAGLSTSRDGNVFMAGEPVALDLAVSNTSADPASVEVTVTDFNDQTVSRKRFQIPAGTALWRQSVDPGLSAKGFYRAHLSVNGQEKPRGLRFAVIPRYQDKDSIFGVNHAYPWPHLLRECVSAGILWVRDWSVKWQDVQPTAEAPFDFTETDYQIDRPISFGQQVLTLLPFPSANWSSSAPEEVKVGPNYPEIRQRQAFAPRSDAEFSRWVAETARHYRGRTTWYQVLNEPVYTDYSLPRSRGYTGKDYGRLVKVFAKAAREADPDCRILAGIGGWPSSVEAMFRDMFDQGALDAIDAVDVHTYPGLTPPEATERGLTVLRDLMQQHGKVKPIWLTEHGYYSDDDFEQTPIRRGGFADPLPSERVQAEFSMRFNVILLANGVERIFYHAGTCPGLNADNTEGVFFEYGGAPRKIYTAVAAFADLFRPGVQPLGEWDWGKPAKAYLFRSDDRLILATWVRNSRTRGQVNWTDERIVARDLMGNDLPARSVQLTTAPVFLVARGMTPSELEQSLKHVP; encoded by the coding sequence ATGAACTGGAGCTTCCTGCTGTCGGCGCTGTTCACACTGCTTCCGCTCGTCGCCTTTGCACAGGACAACCTGGTCGCCAATGGCGACATGGAGCAACTCACACCGGAGGGTTCAGCCCCGGCAGTCTGGGCGGCGGCAGGTGATGCGAAGAGCGTCACCCAGAAGTTGTCGCCGGATGCTGGACGCCAGGGCGGTCACAGCCTGCGTCTTGACTGCACTGCAATCGTGCAGGATAACCCGGCCAGCCATGCGATGATCTGTCAGATGGGGCAGGTCGGTGTGGAGCGGGGCAAATGGTACAAGGTCTCGCTGTGGGCGAAGCAGACCGGCCTCGACGACGTTCCCATATCCATCGCGCTCTCGAACACGCAGGGATGGGCGAACCTGGGGCTCTCCTCAAGCCTTCAGATTGGCCCGGACTGGGAGCAGTTCGACTTGACCTTCCAGGCCACAGCGGACTGCCGCGAGACAACACGCTTCCAGATCTGGTTCACGAGCCCCGGCACGCTGTGGCTGGACGACGTGTCCTTCCGCGAGACAGCGCCGGAGCGCAGCGGTCCGACCCTGATCTGGCCGGCCGAGGGACGTCGCAACCTGCTGCCGAATGCAGGCTTCGAGGTCGGCACCGACGGCTGGGGCAGTACCGGGGACTTCCCCACCCGTGGCTGGGCGCTGCCGATGAACGCCCTCTTCGGCGAGGTCGTAACCGAAGGCGCACGCCAGGGCTCACGGTGCTTCCGCATGGCCCTTACCGCGGAGAACCTGCCGGTGGACTACTTCGATTACTTCGGTATGACCCGCCAGCCGGCGAAGTCGCTCCTCCTCGGGAGTGTCGGCTGGATGCCAACCACCCCTGGTGCTTCCTATTGCTTCTCGGCCTGGGTCAGGGCCAGCCGAGATGACATGCCGGTCCGCCTCCAGGTGAACCAGTTCCGTGCATCCGTCCTCAGCCGGCAGGTGCAAGTGGGCAGAGACTGGCAGCGGTTCCAGTTCGTCGTCAAGCCCACTTCCCAGTGGTGCTACGTGGCGGCCGGACCAGTTCTCGATCAGCCTGACGCACTGCCGGTCACGGTCTGGATGGACGGGCTGCAGTTCGAGGCAGGCGAGCAGCCCACCGACAACACCGCCCGCGACGCGGTCGAGGCAGGTCTCTCGACCTCCCGCGACGGCAACGTGTTCATGGCGGGCGAACCCGTGGCCCTGGACCTGGCAGTCAGCAACACTTCTGCCGACCCCGCAAGCGTGGAAGTCACGGTGACCGACTTCAACGACCAGACGGTCTCCCGCAAGCGCTTCCAGATTCCGGCCGGCACTGCGCTGTGGCGCCAGAGCGTCGACCCCGGTCTCTCCGCAAAGGGCTTCTACCGCGCCCATCTCTCGGTCAATGGTCAGGAGAAGCCGCGCGGCCTGCGCTTCGCCGTGATCCCTCGCTACCAGGACAAGGACTCCATCTTCGGCGTCAACCACGCCTATCCGTGGCCACACCTGCTGAGGGAGTGCGTGTCGGCCGGAATCCTGTGGGTCCGTGACTGGTCCGTGAAGTGGCAGGATGTGCAGCCCACGGCAGAGGCGCCCTTCGACTTCACAGAGACGGACTACCAGATTGACCGGCCGATCTCCTTCGGCCAGCAGGTCCTGACACTGCTGCCTTTCCCCTCGGCGAACTGGTCCTCCAGTGCACCTGAGGAGGTGAAGGTTGGCCCCAACTACCCCGAGATCCGTCAGCGCCAGGCCTTCGCTCCGCGCAGTGACGCCGAGTTCTCGCGATGGGTCGCCGAGACTGCTCGGCACTACCGCGGTCGCACCACGTGGTACCAGGTCCTCAACGAGCCCGTCTACACGGACTACTCCCTGCCCCGGAGTCGCGGCTACACAGGGAAGGACTACGGTCGCCTGGTCAAGGTGTTCGCGAAGGCCGCACGCGAGGCCGATCCTGACTGCCGCATACTGGCGGGGATTGGTGGGTGGCCGAGTTCGGTCGAGGCAATGTTTCGTGACATGTTCGACCAGGGGGCACTGGATGCCATCGACGCGGTCGACGTGCATACCTATCCAGGCCTGACCCCGCCGGAGGCCACGGAGAGGGGTCTCACGGTGCTGCGCGATCTGATGCAGCAGCACGGCAAGGTGAAGCCGATCTGGCTCACCGAGCACGGGTACTACAGCGACGATGACTTCGAGCAGACCCCGATCCGTCGCGGCGGCTTCGCAGATCCCTTGCCCAGCGAACGCGTGCAGGCCGAGTTCAGTATGCGGTTCAACGTGATCCTGCTGGCGAACGGGGTCGAGCGGATCTTCTACCACGCGGGGACCTGCCCCGGCCTGAACGCCGACAACACAGAGGGCGTGTTCTTCGAGTACGGTGGCGCTCCGCGCAAGATATACACGGCAGTGGCGGCCTTTGCAGACCTCTTCCGGCCGGGAGTCCAGCCGCTGGGTGAGTGGGACTGGGGCAAGCCGGCGAAGGCCTACTTGTTCCGCAGCGACGATCGACTGATCCTGGCAACCTGGGTGCGTAACTCAAGGACCAGGGGGCAGGTGAACTGGACCGATGAGCGCATCGTCGCCCGGGACCTCATGGGCAACGACCTGCCGGCGCGGTCTGTGCAGCTCACCACGGCACCGGTGTTCCTGGTTGCTCGGGGCATGACACCGTCGGAACTGGAGCAGTCGCTGAAGCATGTGCCCTAG
- a CDS encoding sialidase family protein: MAGPVAAEHGIVCRLPGERLGYFGWPTVARLEDGRLVVASSGLRTEHVCPWGKTVLNFSDDDGRTWSPPQVIQDSAIDDRDAGVIGLGGNRLLVSWFRSDTRQYAQASWIPETERVKWQEVLATWADEMVNSLLGSWVLRSEDGGSTWGEPIRVPVSTPHGPIRLQSGDLLYLGKEYDYPDQKVQGMIAACGSRDEGLTWERLGAVPVCPATDPVNYHEPHVLELPTGRLIGIIRIQDHSGKTLEAAGIPNFSMMQTESDDGGVTWTEARPLGFPGSPPHLLRHSSGVVVLTYGYRLAPFGQRAALSYDDGATWEHDWVIRDDGPDSDLGYPSTVEMADGSLFTVAYQKVPGDKKCSLLWSRWSLPG, encoded by the coding sequence ATGGCCGGACCTGTTGCCGCCGAACACGGAATCGTCTGCCGTCTGCCGGGTGAGAGGCTGGGGTACTTCGGCTGGCCCACGGTGGCGCGGCTGGAGGATGGAAGGCTGGTGGTGGCAAGCTCGGGGCTGCGCACAGAACACGTCTGCCCCTGGGGGAAGACGGTGCTCAACTTCAGCGACGACGACGGACGCACCTGGTCGCCGCCTCAAGTCATCCAGGACTCAGCGATCGACGACCGCGACGCCGGTGTGATCGGTCTTGGCGGGAATCGGCTGCTGGTCAGTTGGTTTCGCTCCGACACCCGACAGTATGCCCAGGCCTCCTGGATACCGGAGACTGAGCGTGTGAAGTGGCAAGAGGTCCTCGCGACTTGGGCTGACGAGATGGTGAACAGCCTGCTCGGGTCGTGGGTCCTGCGGAGCGAGGATGGCGGAAGCACTTGGGGCGAGCCAATCCGTGTGCCCGTGTCGACTCCCCACGGGCCGATCCGCCTGCAGTCCGGAGACCTGCTCTATCTGGGCAAAGAGTACGACTACCCGGATCAGAAGGTACAGGGCATGATCGCCGCCTGCGGCAGCCGCGATGAGGGACTGACCTGGGAGCGTCTCGGGGCGGTGCCTGTGTGCCCGGCGACCGATCCCGTCAACTACCACGAGCCTCACGTCCTGGAACTGCCCACCGGCCGCCTGATAGGGATCATCCGTATCCAGGACCACAGCGGCAAGACCCTCGAGGCCGCGGGCATCCCGAACTTCAGCATGATGCAGACCGAGTCCGACGACGGCGGCGTCACCTGGACGGAAGCTCGGCCCCTGGGCTTCCCCGGCTCGCCACCACACCTGCTGCGCCACTCCTCCGGCGTCGTGGTGCTCACCTACGGCTACCGCCTCGCGCCCTTCGGCCAGCGAGCAGCCCTGAGCTACGATGACGGCGCTACCTGGGAGCATGACTGGGTGATCCGCGACGACGGCCCGGACAGCGATCTGGGCTACCCGTCCACGGTCGAGATGGCTGACGGCTCGCTCTTCACCGTCGCCTACCAGAAGGTGCCGGGCGACAAGAAGTGCTCGCTGCTGTGGTCGCGCTGGTCCCTGCCGGGGTAG
- a CDS encoding sulfite exporter TauE/SafE family protein, whose translation MVRALGRRVVRIGELLHLGLQAEAERELETSRLLLGRRRWALVVALLPVLAGFAVEMALAADLPETIGGRQAYMPAFITPGMFWGSIVTGLIAGLITGVIGAGGGYILTPALMSFGVKGIMAVGTDQFHLFAKAIMGTTIHRKLGNVNFWLAAWFVLGSSVGVSLGGWISRHVYNANPSLSDAFISAVYVVVLGSLGAYALADWSRASRRATSSSGKADDLGSCARRLQTLPLRPRIAFDEDMVPGGRSISVYPVILSGFLVGLVAAVMGVGGGFLTFPMFVYGLGVSTFTTVGTDILQIIFTTAYSSIMQYALYGYVFYTVAMGMLLGSLVGVQIGAMVTTMVKGVVIRAFYAVTILAGFVNRLAALPRKLTESGLIQLSAPIGKMIDNVGTVLFFGLVGFFALWVLYSFFAHLPRVESTTIGDHAH comes from the coding sequence ATGGTGCGAGCCCTTGGCCGTCGGGTCGTGCGCATCGGAGAGCTCCTTCACCTTGGTCTTCAGGCCGAGGCAGAGCGGGAGCTTGAGACCAGTCGCCTCCTTCTCGGCCGTCGGCGATGGGCACTCGTGGTGGCGCTACTGCCCGTTCTGGCTGGCTTTGCGGTGGAGATGGCCCTGGCCGCCGACCTCCCTGAGACAATCGGCGGCAGGCAGGCATACATGCCCGCCTTCATCACCCCCGGCATGTTCTGGGGCTCCATCGTTACCGGGCTGATTGCCGGCCTCATCACCGGCGTCATCGGCGCGGGCGGCGGCTACATCCTCACCCCGGCGCTGATGAGCTTTGGCGTCAAGGGGATCATGGCTGTCGGCACCGACCAGTTCCACCTCTTCGCCAAGGCCATCATGGGGACCACGATCCACAGGAAGCTGGGCAACGTCAACTTCTGGCTGGCGGCGTGGTTCGTCCTGGGCTCCAGCGTGGGCGTGAGCCTCGGAGGCTGGATCAGCCGTCACGTCTACAATGCGAATCCCTCGTTGAGCGACGCCTTCATCAGCGCCGTCTACGTCGTGGTCCTGGGGTCTCTCGGGGCCTACGCACTTGCAGACTGGTCCCGAGCTTCTCGGCGGGCGACCTCCTCCTCTGGCAAGGCGGACGACCTGGGGTCCTGTGCACGGCGCCTGCAGACCCTTCCCTTGCGGCCGCGCATCGCCTTCGATGAGGACATGGTGCCCGGCGGACGGAGCATATCGGTCTACCCCGTCATCCTCTCTGGCTTCCTTGTTGGTCTCGTAGCCGCCGTCATGGGAGTCGGCGGCGGCTTCCTCACCTTCCCCATGTTCGTCTACGGACTCGGCGTCTCCACCTTCACCACCGTCGGCACCGACATCCTGCAGATCATCTTCACCACGGCCTACTCCTCGATCATGCAGTACGCCCTGTACGGCTATGTCTTCTACACGGTGGCGATGGGGATGCTGCTGGGGTCGCTGGTGGGGGTGCAGATCGGGGCGATGGTGACGACCATGGTGAAGGGTGTCGTGATCCGGGCGTTCTACGCGGTAACGATCCTTGCGGGCTTCGTCAACCGGCTTGCAGCCCTACCTCGGAAGCTCACGGAGAGCGGCCTGATCCAGCTCTCGGCGCCCATCGGCAAGATGATCGACAATGTCGGGACGGTCCTGTTCTTCGGTCTGGTAGGATTCTTCGCGCTCTGGGTCTTGTACAGCTTCTTTGCCCATCTTCCGCGCGTGGAGAGTACCACGATCGGCGATCACGCCCACTGA
- a CDS encoding glycerophosphodiester phosphodiesterase family protein — translation MTVNCAHRGDPTHAPESTLASFERAVALGAPMVELDVNLTVDGHLVVMHDPTVDRCTNGSGTIAEMTFEQIRALDAGSWFGPEFAGQKVPTFEEAAAALPAPMWLNIHLKTKDTSGSLGFEQRFMDAFAAAGLKGRAHIVHDYLESLDRVRTIDPEVPCCWLPMCPDGFEYLRRSKAAGFTILQPDRSVMSAEFCAAVHGAGMTANVFYANTEEDMRLYIGYGIDGILTDNPCLLQEVLAAGAA, via the coding sequence ATGACGGTCAATTGCGCACACAGGGGCGATCCGACCCATGCCCCGGAGTCCACACTGGCGTCCTTTGAGCGGGCGGTCGCCCTGGGCGCCCCGATGGTTGAGCTCGACGTGAACCTCACCGTCGACGGGCATCTGGTGGTCATGCATGACCCGACCGTCGACCGGTGCACCAACGGAAGCGGCACGATCGCTGAGATGACCTTCGAGCAGATCAGGGCGCTGGACGCCGGCAGTTGGTTCGGGCCCGAGTTTGCGGGGCAGAAGGTGCCGACCTTTGAGGAAGCTGCGGCGGCGCTCCCGGCTCCGATGTGGCTGAACATCCACCTGAAGACGAAGGACACGAGCGGAAGCCTCGGCTTCGAGCAGCGGTTCATGGACGCCTTCGCTGCCGCCGGGCTCAAGGGTAGGGCGCATATCGTCCACGACTACCTCGAGTCCCTGGATCGGGTCCGGACCATCGATCCTGAGGTGCCCTGCTGCTGGCTGCCGATGTGTCCGGATGGTTTTGAGTACCTTCGTCGGTCGAAGGCCGCGGGATTCACCATTCTGCAGCCGGACCGGAGCGTGATGTCGGCGGAGTTCTGCGCCGCGGTGCATGGGGCGGGGATGACGGCGAACGTGTTCTACGCGAACACCGAGGAGGACATGCGCCTCTACATCGGCTACGGCATCGACGGGATTCTGACCGACAACCCCTGTCTGCTGCAGGAGGTCCTCGCGGCGGGAGCTGCCTAG
- a CDS encoding P1 family peptidase, with the protein MASTRPRARDLGIRIGELQPGPLNAIVDVPELAVGHVSLIEGQGPLVQGEGPVRTGVTAILPHSGNLFTEKVCAALEVINGFGKSVGLPQVAELGNLETPIVLTNTLSVWAAADALVDYVAEQNPRARSFNPVVGECNDGGLNDILGRHVKAEHVRQALEAASRENVEEGNVGAGVGMTGFNWKAGIGTASRLLSGALEGYRLGALVLNNTGSARDLRVDGVPVGRHLLPPDQPPPPGGSIIIVLATDAPLESRQLHRVAKRATFGLARAGGIADHGSGDFVLASTTGNRISAKGEQRLMGKSLVAETDLGGLFRAAIETTEEAILNSLLQAETMVGRDGVVRPAIPIDELLEVLHRYGAGATE; encoded by the coding sequence ATGGCGAGCACCAGACCGCGTGCCCGTGATCTTGGGATCCGCATCGGCGAACTGCAGCCCGGGCCTCTCAACGCCATCGTTGATGTGCCCGAGCTCGCGGTCGGCCACGTCTCGCTGATAGAGGGTCAGGGCCCGTTGGTGCAGGGAGAAGGGCCGGTGCGCACGGGCGTCACCGCCATCCTCCCGCACTCCGGGAACCTGTTCACGGAGAAAGTCTGCGCGGCGCTGGAGGTCATCAACGGCTTCGGCAAGTCTGTCGGCCTGCCTCAGGTGGCCGAACTGGGCAACCTCGAGACACCTATCGTCCTGACGAACACCTTGAGCGTCTGGGCCGCCGCCGATGCGCTGGTGGACTACGTGGCGGAGCAGAACCCGAGGGCCCGCTCCTTCAACCCGGTCGTGGGCGAGTGCAATGATGGTGGGCTCAATGACATTCTGGGGCGGCATGTGAAGGCTGAGCACGTGCGCCAGGCCCTGGAGGCGGCCTCGCGAGAGAACGTCGAAGAGGGCAACGTCGGGGCTGGAGTGGGCATGACGGGGTTCAACTGGAAGGCAGGGATCGGCACGGCGTCGCGGTTACTGTCTGGTGCGCTGGAAGGGTACCGTCTGGGTGCGCTGGTCCTCAACAACACCGGCAGCGCTCGCGACCTGCGAGTGGATGGTGTGCCGGTGGGGCGCCACCTACTTCCACCCGATCAGCCGCCACCTCCCGGCGGTTCGATCATCATCGTCCTGGCGACCGATGCTCCCCTTGAGTCCCGCCAACTGCACCGAGTCGCGAAGCGGGCGACCTTCGGTCTGGCACGAGCCGGCGGGATCGCCGACCATGGTAGCGGAGACTTCGTGCTTGCCTCCACCACCGGCAACCGGATTTCGGCGAAGGGTGAGCAGCGCCTCATGGGCAAGAGCCTTGTGGCCGAGACGGACCTTGGCGGGCTCTTCCGCGCGGCGATCGAGACGACCGAGGAGGCGATCCTCAACTCGCTCCTGCAAGCCGAGACGATGGTCGGCCGCGATGGCGTGGTGCGACCGGCTATCCCCATCGACGAGTTGCTGGAAGTGCTGCACAGATACGGAGCCGGGGCAACGGAGTGA
- a CDS encoding radical SAM protein: MVPHYNGQIMMTYRCSAACRHCLVMAAPGQDGALVSVEAAVQYGLDFAALGRAVLIAGGEALLYFEHVLEMVRALTAAGVPVAFVESNGSWCTSDDLTRERLSRLQEAGVQGMYFSVDHYHQEFVPAERVYRGVSIAWELFGREKVHPEELTLTQAQEGERQGMDAGTGGLVARPGVHFIGRAALDLAPLVEPVPLEALLDRDCTKDLDVDHLQEIQVDPYGFVRPDWCPGLNLGNTRNHRVRDLCRTQHVQDTPLLREMAARGPAALLPLAGRFGITPLPAYASKCHLCFDLRRQLVQYMPEGFGPRQVYEVVPR; this comes from the coding sequence ACAACGGGCAGATCATGATGACGTACCGGTGCAGTGCGGCGTGCCGTCACTGTCTGGTGATGGCTGCGCCCGGGCAGGACGGGGCCCTGGTCAGCGTCGAGGCGGCAGTGCAGTATGGTCTCGACTTCGCCGCTCTTGGACGGGCCGTGCTGATTGCCGGAGGCGAGGCGCTCCTGTACTTCGAGCATGTGCTGGAGATGGTGCGAGCCCTGACCGCCGCGGGCGTTCCTGTCGCCTTCGTCGAGTCCAACGGCTCGTGGTGTACCTCCGACGACCTCACGCGGGAACGGCTCTCAAGGCTGCAGGAGGCCGGCGTGCAAGGCATGTACTTCAGCGTCGACCACTATCACCAGGAGTTCGTCCCGGCTGAACGGGTCTACCGTGGCGTGAGCATCGCCTGGGAGCTGTTCGGCCGCGAGAAGGTTCACCCCGAGGAACTGACCCTAACGCAGGCACAGGAGGGGGAGCGCCAGGGGATGGATGCCGGGACTGGCGGGCTCGTAGCGAGACCGGGCGTGCACTTCATCGGTCGTGCTGCTCTTGACCTGGCGCCTCTGGTCGAGCCGGTGCCGCTGGAGGCGCTGCTCGACCGGGATTGCACCAAGGACCTGGACGTCGATCATCTTCAGGAGATACAGGTCGACCCCTACGGGTTCGTTCGGCCGGATTGGTGCCCCGGCCTCAACCTCGGGAACACGAGGAACCACCGCGTCCGCGACCTATGCCGCACTCAGCATGTTCAGGACACGCCTCTCCTGCGTGAGATGGCTGCCCGAGGACCGGCGGCGCTTCTTCCGTTGGCGGGTCGTTTCGGCATCACGCCGCTGCCCGCCTACGCCTCGAAGTGCCATCTTTGCTTTGACCTGCGTCGGCAACTGGTCCAGTACATGCCCGAGGGCTTCGGGCCAAGACAGGTGTATGAGGTGGTGCCACGATGA